In the genome of Nocardioides sp. NBC_00368, the window GCTGCTTGCCTATGCCGCTGAGAGCGCAGGACGTGTCGCGACCAGCGGGCCCAGAGTCCGGCAGAGCAACCGTCTGGTCCTGATCGGAGCTGTGGGGACCTCGCTAACTGTGCTGGCTTTCCTGCTCAATGTCGGGGGCGTCGCCACGAGGGCTCTGGCGACTCAACGCGCGCCATGGGGCAACATGTACGAGTTCGTCATCGTGGCCGCCCTTGCCTCCGGCGGCGCCTATCTGATTTTTCTGCGTCGGCAGCCGGTCCGGACGCTCGGGGTGTGGGTCGTCGCGGTCCTGCTGCTGGCATTGGGGCTCGCCGTCACCGTGCTGTACACACCCGCCGGCTCGCTGGTTCCGGTGCTCAACTCGTACTGGCTCGTCATTCACGTAGCGGCCGCGATCACGGCCAGCGGAATCTTCACGGTGGGGTTCGTCGCGGCAGCACTCTTCTTGGTGCGAATCCGCTCCGACAAACGCCAAGGTGTCGATGCCGCTCCATCTCGGCGGTACGCCGCCACCCTTCCGGCCGCGGAGATCCTCGAGCGAGTCGCCCACGGGGCAGCGATGTTCGCATTCCCGATCTGGACGTTCGCGGTGATTGCGGGCGCGATCTGGGCGGAGAACTCCTGGGGACGCTACTGGGGATGGGACCCGAAGGAGACCTGGGCATTCATCACCTGGGTGCTCTACGCTGCCTACCTGCACGCCCAGTCAACCGTCGGCTGGCGCGGAGCCCGAGCCTCCTGGTTCGCGATCGCCGGCTACCTGGCGCTCCTGTTCAACCTGTTCGGCGTGAACCTGTGGATCACCGGTCTCCATTCCTACGCAGGCGTGTAGAGGTTCGCGGCGCTGGCAACGTCTGACGATCTGATGGTGCCCCTGGTCGAGACGCCGTGAACTGGGTGCTGTCCGCGGTCGCGTCCAGCCCGAGGGCGAATCGACTACCGGCCATTTACTACGATCCATCATCGTAGATTCCACTGAGACGAGAGTTGTGCCTGTGACCATCCAGTTGAAAGTCGCGATGCTGATCGCCGCAGCCTTCGTGATCGGCATCGGAGGCCTCCTGTTCTCGACAGGCCGTGACGACGAACCTGCAACGGGCGACTCATCGAAGACCGCGAACGGTGCGCCTGATCCACGCCTCGTACGTCCCGACAGCCACGTTCTCGGGGAACGGGGAACCAGTGACGTGGTGCTGGTCGAGTTCTTGGACTTCGAGTGCGAGGCCTGTCGTGCCGCCTATCCGATCGTCGAGGAGCTTCGCGAGGAGTACGCCGGCGAGGTGACCTTCGTGACCCGGTACTACCCGCTACCTGGGCACTTCAACTCCACCCGCGCCGCGCGGGCCGTGGAGTCGGCAGCGAGACAGGGCAAGTACGAGCAGATGTACCAGCGGATGTTCGAGACCCAGTCTGCGTGGGGTGAGCAGCAGAAACCGATGGATGCGCTGTTTCGCAAGTACGCTGCGGAGCTCGGGCTGGACATGAAGCGGTTCGACGCCGACTACTCGTCCAAGGATGTCGCTGATCGCGTTCAACGCGATGTCGACGACGGCACCGAGCTCGGGGTCCAGGGAACCCCGACGTTCTACCTTGACGGCGAGCTGTTCGAGCCAGCCGCTGCGGAGGACTTCAACACGGCTCTCGACGCTGCACTGGGCAAGTGATGGCCACCACGCGAGCGTCCGGCAGCGATAGGGCCCGTGATGGCGTTCCTGTCACTTCGCTGCCGATCTCTGACAAGGCCCTTGCGTGGCTGCTGCTCATCGCCGGCCTGGTCGGCCTAGCTGCAGCATTCGTGCTGGCGGTAGAGAAGTTCACGCTGCTACGCAACCCGGACTACCTGCCCACCTGCAGCATCAACCCGGTGCTCAGCTGCGGATCGGTGATGTCTGCCGATCAGGCCGAGGCGTTCGGG includes:
- the ccsB gene encoding c-type cytochrome biogenesis protein CcsB; translation: MNTQTFAELSDSMIYSAIAIYGLALLAYAAESAGRVATSGPRVRQSNRLVLIGAVGTSLTVLAFLLNVGGVATRALATQRAPWGNMYEFVIVAALASGGAYLIFLRRQPVRTLGVWVVAVLLLALGLAVTVLYTPAGSLVPVLNSYWLVIHVAAAITASGIFTVGFVAAALFLVRIRSDKRQGVDAAPSRRYAATLPAAEILERVAHGAAMFAFPIWTFAVIAGAIWAENSWGRYWGWDPKETWAFITWVLYAAYLHAQSTVGWRGARASWFAIAGYLALLFNLFGVNLWITGLHSYAGV
- a CDS encoding DsbA family protein; translation: MTIQLKVAMLIAAAFVIGIGGLLFSTGRDDEPATGDSSKTANGAPDPRLVRPDSHVLGERGTSDVVLVEFLDFECEACRAAYPIVEELREEYAGEVTFVTRYYPLPGHFNSTRAARAVESAARQGKYEQMYQRMFETQSAWGEQQKPMDALFRKYAAELGLDMKRFDADYSSKDVADRVQRDVDDGTELGVQGTPTFYLDGELFEPAAAEDFNTALDAALGK